The Stieleria maiorica genome includes the window GGGATCTGGAAGCGATCGTGCTCAAGGCGATGGCCTTGTCACCCGAACAGCGGTATCAAAACGGACGCGAACTGGCCGACGATTTGACCCGGTTCATCAACGGGCGTCCGGTTCGAGCCCGGCGGATCGGAAGTATCGGCCGCATGGTCCGATGGGCGCGGCGCGACCCCTTGGCCGCCTCCCTGGTCGGTACCTTGGCGGTCGTGATCGGCACGTCCTTCGTCCTGGTCAGTTCAAAGTGGCGTGAGGCGGTCGAAGAACGGCAACGCGCCGAAAGCAATTTGATCGTAGCACTTGAATCGATGGACCAGATTCTGGGTCGGTTCACGTCCAGCTGGATGGCTCGCCCGACCGATCTGGAAATCGGCCCCGAAGACGCTGCGCCCGGAGACTCTGTGCCGGCAGACCTCGCGCCCGGTGAGCTTCAGATGCTGGTTTCCGACCACAGCGCGTCGCTGATGGAAGATGCGATTCGGTTCTACGATCGATTCGCCGTCGACAACGCCCCCAGCCCCAGGCTGATGCGCGATACCGCACGTGTCCATCAGCGCGCCGGGGATATCTATCAACGGCTCGGTAAGTACGCCAAGGCCGAGCATGCCTACGTGCGTTGTCTGGCGATTTTGAATCAACAAGACGCCACGGATGACACCTCGCTGGTGTTGACCAAGGCGAAAGTGCTGAACCAATTGGGGTTGGTCAAGTATGCCACCAGCCGTTTCCCTGAAGCGGAACGGGTCTTTCTGAAAGCACGCGATGTCTTGGCCCAGCAGACGCATCGGGGCGAACCGGCCTGCCAAGCCGAATTGGCGCGGACGTTCAGTAATCTCGGGCAATCTCAGTGGTTGATGTTCCACCACGAAGACGCGCGACGGAGCCATCGCAGAGCCGTTTCCATTCTGGAAAGTCTGGTCGAGTGGGAACCCGAAAATCCGGGCTATCAACTGGCCCTGGCGCGCGCCTATCGGGCCTATTATCCGTTTGCGTCGAATCGGAACAGCAACGAGCGGGAATCGGTCAAGTCGGCCGGGATCGCGATCTTGGACGAACTGGTGATCGAGCATCCGCATGTCCCGGATTATCAGTGTGAACTGGCAGAGATGTTGACCGCGACGGTCCAGCGTTTTCGCTGGACGGGGAACAACCGGGACCAGATCGCCCAACTGGAACGCGGCATCAAAATCGCCCGCCAGTTGAGTCAGGCTTACCCCGCTATTCCACGCTACAAAGTGACGCTGGCCGACGCCCTGAAGGCGATGGGAGACTTGGTCGATCGCTCCGATCCGATCGCCGCGGCGACGTACCTGAATGAGGCGATCGAGATTTTTCGTTCGCTGACAGGCAATTTTCCCGATGTCCCCGCCTATCACTTCTTGTGCGCGATGGCACTCCGCGAACACTCGCAATCCCGATTTCGGATCGAACAGTTTGCCGAGTCTCAGCTGAGTGCCCTGCAAGGGGTCGAGGAACTGGAGGTCTATGTTCGGCTCCGCCCCGGCAATCGAATCGCCTGGGGGATGCTCGCCAGACTGCATGATCAAGTCGCCGCCGCATCGATGTCGATGAATGAAGCGGAAGATGCCGAAACGGCGCGGGCCAAAGCCCAGGAAATCCGTGAGCGATGGGGACCAAGCCGCCGCCGTTAACGTCATGTTCAACGTCGGCCGTGAGCTTACCACTCGCCGAGCACTTCACGGCCGGAGCGCGTTCCGGCGGCGTGCCAAAGTTTCAAATCGATCGAATCGGTCACGCTGCGGACGCTGCGGTCCAGCAGCGCCGCTTGGACCAAGATGCCTATGATTGCGATCACGACAAGTAACTCGACCAGGGTAAATCCTGAGGCGCGGAAACGTTTCAAAGCAAATCTCGCAAGTTTTATGGCGGGAGGATGGATCACACTGCCGGAAGAGGCACTGCGGTTGCCAAGCAGGTCCTGTACCGAAGACCGTTTTTGCGATCCGTGCCGCGAAAACAGCGAGATTTCAAGTGACGCGGTCCGGCCCGGCGGCGGATTCGCCACCGTCGGGTGGCGAAAAAAGCATCGCGGCAGGCCGGCCATCCACGCCCCCCACATTCAACGCGACTAACATCCAACGTGCCCACGAACCATTCACTGACCACCCGAATTCTGACGCCGCTGGTGATTTCAGCGGCGCTTGCCGCGATGGTGGTGGCGTGGACGTCGTGGACACTCGGCCGCCGCTGGGCGCTCGAGGAAATGTCCGATCGTTATCACTGGATCGAAGCCGCGATCACGCCGTCCACATTTCCGCTGACCCCCGCCGTCTTGCAGTCGCTTTCACAGTTGACCGGAACGCAGTGGATCACGGTCGATCCGAGCGGGGCGATCGTGTCGTCGACGCTCCCGCTGGCCCCGACCGCCGAGTTGCCCGGAGCATTGACCGGCCGGTCCGGCATCACGCGGTCCTCCGGTGATGCGGATCCGGCGCCGATGGATGTCGTGCTCGATTCGACCGAGTTCTTTGCCTTTGCGTTCGATCGGCCGATCGCGGGGGCCGGAGACGGCAGAACGTCGTCGGTGGTGGTGTTGTTTGCCAAGCGAAACGTCGATGCGGTCGCCCGACGGGCCGCCGCGCTGCCGCTGTTGACCGGATTGTCGACCATCGCCGTCGTCACCGCCCTGATGTTTTTCCTGACGTCGCGCTTGATCGGCCGACTCAAACGCCTTGAAACACAGGTCGACCGCATCGCCGGCGGTGAGTTCGAATCTGAACTCTCCGACGTCGGTCACGATGAAGTGGGACGCTTGGCCGGCGCGATCAGCACGATGGCAGGCCAACTCAGTGAACTGTGGGACCGTGTCAATCGCCAGCAGAGCGCCAAACTGTTGCACCAAATCTCCGGTGGCATGGCCCACCAATTGCGCAACACGCTGACCGGGGCAAAAATGGCGATGGAATTGCATCAGGGAAGTCTGGACCCCGAGCCACCCGAAGAGGTGCGCGTGGCGCTGCGGCAATTGGAAATCGCCGAGGAATACGTCAGCCGGTTGCTCGCCCTCGGTCGCGGCCAAGCATCGACCGAGCGACCGCAACGCGTCGGCGAGTGTTTGGAGGACGTGCGTTCGACGCACCAACCGATTGCCAATCATCTGCGTGTTGAATTAACTTGGTCGATCGATCCTGTGTTGCAATCACGATGGATCAAGGACGGGGCGTCGTTTTCCGCCGCAGTTTCCAATCTGGTGCTTAACGCGATGCAAGCCGGATCGATGCAGGCCGGCTCCCAGGTTGATGTCACCGCGCGGACCATGCATTCGGATCAAGCCGTCGTGTCGGTCGTCGACAATGGGCCGGGTATCGACGATTCGGTCAGCGGATCATTGTTCGATCCCTTTGTCACTTCCAAACCCGAAGGCTTGGGGCTGGGGTTGCCGCTGGTCAAACGGACTGCCGAAATGTTAGGCGGTTCGGTTCGCTGGCATCGCGATTCGGACAGGACGACGTTTGAATTGACCGTGAACGTATCACAGGAGAACCCGCAGCATGACTGACAGTGGTGCACCGGACCAGCCCGATTCCCGGGGGCAAACGACCCGCCGAGCGACCGTCTTGGTCGTCGATGATGAACCATCGATCTGTTGGGCGTTTGAGCGGATGCTCACCGAGCAAGGGCACACGGTGATCACGGCGTCCTCGGCCGAAGAAGGCCTGCAGTTGGCCGCGGCACGACGCCCGGACCTTGTTCTGCTGGACGTGCGATTGCCCAAGGAGGATGGGATTTCAGCGCTGCCGAAGTTCATCGAAACCAGCGGGGGCAGTCCGGTCATCGTGATGACGGCGTTCGGGGATTTGGAAACCGCCGTTGCGGCGGTCCACCGTGGTGCAAGTGAGTACCTGGTCAAACCCTTTCACTTGGATGATGCCCGACGCGTCTGCCAGGTCGCCCTTTCGACGTCTCGGCAATCGTCCGCCCCCGTCGCGGTGGTGCGTAAGGACCAGGGAGACAACCGATTGGTCGGCAGCTCGCCGGCGATGCAACAAGCGTTTCGTCAGATCGCGTTGGTGGCCGCGAGCGATTTGTCGGTGTTGATCACCGGCGAGACCGGGACGGGGAAGGAGTTGGTCGGGGCCGCCATCCATCGTCACAGCCATCGGTCCAAACAAGTTTACCTGCCGATCGCGCCGGTCGCTCTGAACGAAGACCTGGTCGAAAGCGAGTTGTTCGGTCATGTCAAAGGCGCCTTCACAGGTGCCGATGCCGATCGGTCGGGACTGTTCGATCGAGCCGAAGGCGGCACGGTGTTCTTGGATGAAATCGGCGATCTGCCGATGAGCGTGCAAGTCAAACTGCTGCGTGTTTTGGATCAAGGGGAGTACCTGCGGGTCGGCGACGTGCGGCCACGACGGTGCAACGTGCGTGTGCTGGCCGCGACCAACCGTGACCTTCACGAAGCGATGCGACAGGGACAGTTTCGCGAGGACCTTTACTATCGCCTGAGCGGCCTGCACATCCACCTGCCGCCCTTGCGTGAACGCTTGGAAGACCTCGCGGTGCTGTGTCGGCATTTCTTGCTGCGTCTGGGCAACGAATCCGCGGCGGAATCGCTTTCCGAGGAATTGATCGACGCGCTTTCCGAGCGACCGTGGCATGGCAACGTCCGCGAACTGAGCAACGCTGTGGAACATGCGGCGGTTGTCGCCCGGGGCCGGTCACTGACGATCGACGACTTTCCGCCGGCACAACTCGGTCGCGACTCTGGCGCCGTGCAGTCGCCCGAAGCTTCGTTGCCCGATGCGGTGGCAGCCTGGTGCAAACCGCGGCTGGACGCCGACGCAGCCGAAAACCCCACAATGACCTTACATGCGGATCTGGTCGCGGCGGTCGAACCGACGCTGCTGCGGTTGACGCTCCGGGCGACCGCGGGCAGTCGTGCGGCGGCCGCAGAGCGATTGGGGATCCATCGCGGCACGCTCCGAGAGAAGCTGCGTCACTACGGGATCAACGACGTCGATGCGTCAGGCGGAAAGTGAATCGACTACGATGCGCCTTGGACCACGGTAATGATACATCCCCACGGATAGCAGGGCGTACCCACGGATCCCTGACCGATCAACATCCGTGGGGACGCTTTGCCATCCGTGGGCTGATCTGAATCCGGTTTCGCGGTCTTCTCAGCCGTCATCAGGCGACGCGGTGCCTCCGATCGGTTGGGGGACGACCAGACGCTGACGAATTTCCAGAACCACGCGAAGTGATTCCTGGCACTGGTGGACATCCTGACTTCGTGCCGCGTTCATCAACTTGAGCGCCGCGTCGGTCAGGGCCGGGAATCCGACCGTGCCCCCGGAGCCTTTGAGCCAATGGGCTTCGTTTTCCAATTCTTCAAAGGCCTTGGTTTGCACCATGGACAACATGCCCATCAAACGCACATCCAACTGCTGGATGAAATCGACGACGATCTCCAGATAGTCTTCGTCGTCCAAGGGAAGCGTGCACTCGATCGGCGTCTGGTCGACCGCCGCATCATCGGTAGCGACCGGCGAGACGATTCGTGATCGGATGGAGCGGATCTGTTGCAGGATGTCGAGCGCCAATCGGCTGTCTTCGTCTTTGGCTGCGTTTTCAAGTTCCCGAGCCGGATCGGTGAAATCGCTGAACCCGACCGTTCCCCCGGAACCCTTCAGCCAATGGGCTTCGCTACGTAGGGTTCGAAAGTCGGCTTGGCGAAGTGCGTCTTGCATGCCATCCAGCCGGCCGTCCAATCGATCGACGAAGTTCACGACGATGCCCCGCATTTCTTCGTCATCGATCGGCAATGTCGTGTGGATCGGGGGCAAACCATCCGCATGGCCGGGCGGCGTCGTCGCGGAATCGCCGTCGCAGAGAGCCGTGGCGGCGATCGACGCAGATTCCGCGGCGCTGACCACGACGGTCGTGTCTTGTGGTTGCATTCGAACCGTGTCGTCGTGGTCCGAGGACACCGGTTGGTTCTCCGCCGGGGACTTCGGAGGCGGCAGAATCAGCTCGATCAACAAAGCGTATTGGATCAGACAGATCGGGATCAGAAACGCGAGCAGTCCCCAGACGCCGTAACTCGCCATCCCCAATTCGGTTTCCGTTTCGGTGAACGCCAACTGCAGGCTTCCCCAAGGCTGGCCGAACCGAAAGATCGGAACGGTGATGCTCCAGTCATGATCTTCCGGACGTGCCGACCAATGCCGCTCGTGTCCGTTGGTTTGGAAGGTGGTGTTGCCGTCCGCGTCGGTCAATCGAACCGATCGCAGGCTGGGGTTGCGGTCGACAAGCGCGGCCACCGCCGATTCAAAGCCCGCCGCATCGCCGCCGGCAACCATCGCGGTGCCGCAGGCGGCCAACGATTCGCACAGCGCAACGCGCCCCCGCATCAGTTGCCGACGGGCGTCCGGTGCCAGGCCGATCCAGTCAGCAAGCAACACCGTTCCCGCCAGCAGACCGGTCACCAGCAGCGCCAAGCGAAATCGGAGAGGGATGCGTGCGTCGAATTTCGGCATCGTGATAGAATTTGCGGTTTCATCGAGTCGTCTTCACCGATCGAAGAGACTACCGACTGGGGCAACATCGGTAGGTGCGGCCCTCCACCAAGCGGTGGTGTACCGTTGTTCGTTTCACTGGAATGCGTCTCTCAAACAAACGATTTGTCTTTCTCTCTCATCGGGCGTTTGTTTTCCTGCCGATGACCCCGTCTTCGTTGATTCATCCCAAAGTGACTGTTTCAGGGCGACGTCTCACCGCGTGTGTGCGTGGAAGCAGCCGTGTCGGTTGTGACGACAATAACGTCGACACGAAAGATTGATTTGTTCCGGCGAATTTGAATCGCTATCATGAACGTTTGGCCATGAAATAGACGATTCATCAGTTTTTTTGAACATGAGGGAATCCATGCCGGTGTTACTTGAAGGCACGGCAGTGGTGATTCTCAACGAGGCGTTGGATCGCTGCTTGGAAGGCGGCGCGTCGGAATTTCACACGATCGCCCCCAACGCGATGTCCTTTGGCGACGGCGAGGTGACGCAAGCGAGTTTTATGTCGCATCGCGATGCCGAGTTGTTTCGCGACAAGTTGGTATTGATGGGACTTCGCGATGACGAAGATTCGCCGGATCTGGTGTTGGTCGACGCCCACAATCAAACGATGCACCCGACATGCGATTGGTTGCGGTTGATCGAGTACAAGGGAAACTTGATCGCCAGCCATGTCACCAACGACTCGGATGTCGTGGTGGCGCCGGAATCCTGGGATCCCGATGCCGGACCGACGCTTCAGCACATGTCGGCCGAAGAGGTGCGCGATCGGCTGGAGTTTGTTCGCCGCGAAGAGCGGGTGGACGTTTATCGCGACCGACAGACAGGGCAACTGCTTTACAGCGCCCGCCTGCACGAGACGCCTCAGGAGCTGTTCAAGAAGTCCGCCGATATTGTGCTGGGCAACATGCGCCATCCGGGACAGCCGCCGCCGCCGAGCGATGTGCAGCAAGCGATTCGTGGGGCGATCGGTCAGCTTCAACAACTGGTCACTCAGCAGGAGGATGCCTGGCGGGTCTGGTTTCTGCTCGGCAAGGCCTGGCACGCCGTGGACCGCATTCCCCGAGCGATCGGCGCGCTCGAGCGGGCGTTGGAAGTAGCCGATCAACCGCAGTCGATCATCTACAAAGAGCTGGCCGGCGTGTTGTTGGTCGACGGGGCGACCGAGCGGGCGTGCGAGATGGGGGAAAAGGCGGTCGCGTTGGCCCCCGATGATGTCGAGTTACTGGGGAATCTTGGGATCGCGTACTTGTTGGATGGTCGCGTTGAAATCGCCGGCAAGACGCTCGAGCACGCCTTGGCGATCCATCCGGATGATTCGACGAATCAATATGTGATGGAAAAGATCAAAGCGGTCCAAGCGGGGCGGTTGTCACGGCCGAAGACGCTGGCCGAGTTGGAAGGCCGCCGACCGACGACGCGTCCTGTCAAAACGGCCGCACGAAAACCGGGCTGGTTGCGTGGCTGGCTGCGACGAATTTCGACGTTCCGATAAACATCAAGTTTGCTGAGGCCCGTGCGCCAATTGTCGCTGCTGTTCGAACAGCACGATCCCGACCGTGGTGGCCAAGTTCAAGCTGCGAACATTGCCGGTCGTCGGGATCCGCAGCGCGTGGGGGTCGTCCGGGCCGACGATCTCGCGGGGCAAGCCGGTCGATTCGCGTCCGAAGACGAAACTGTCCCCGTGGCGAAACGTCACATCCCAAATCGATCGCGTCGCGAACCGGGAAAAGAAAAACATCCGCGGTGGCGGCAATTCATCGGTGACCTCTTCCCATCGGTCGACGGCTTGCAACTCGAGGTGCTTCCAGTAGTCCAGCCCCGCGCGGCGGACCCGTTTGTCGCTAAAGTCGAAACTGGCCGGCCGCACGATCCACAGCTTGGCACCTACCGCGACACAGGTCCGACCGATGTTGCCGGTGTTTTGAGGGATCTCCGGTTGATACAGCACCACGTGTGCGACGGGACCGTCCGGCTTGCGCCGGCGGTCGGGATCGGGCATCGACGGCTCAGGCATCGGGTTTCCTGACTCCAGCGTTTATGATTGGTCGAATGTCATTCTTGGAACCCTCCCGTGTGCGAGAGGGTCGGGCGCAGCGCGGGGAGGGCAGCATGCAACAGGGGCTGCTGAATTCATCCGCCGTCAACGTTGCTCCTCGCGTACCGGCCAGGGGGTGTGGCTTTTGGTGCCTGCCGGCGGCGGAAGGGTTGCAAAGGGGCTTGGTGGCGTGACAAACTGTCCGTACATCATGACAAATCGCCCGCTTTTTTCAGTGGGGGGCTGTGTCTTTTTCTCCCGAGCTCCGTTCGATCCGTCCGGCCCAGTGTCAACGCTGGCAGAGAACCGCATTCATGCCGATCCAAGTCACCTGTCGCCACTGTCTCAAACGCTTCCAGGTGAGCGACAAATTCGCCGGCAAAACCGGGCCCTGTCCCAATTGCAAGAAGCCGATCGAAATCCCCAAGGCGGACGAGCAGGTCGTCATCCACGCACCGACCGACGGTGCCCCCAAGGACAGCAAGGGCGTCAGCGTCCTGAAGCCGATCAAGCGCAAAGAAACCGACGTGACCAAAAGCGGTCTGTTGATTTCGATCGGATCGATCGTCGCGGTGTTCGGTTTCGCGCTCGTGTTCCGTTTCACCGGCCAGGACGGCGCGGCACCGTTTTGGGCCCAGTTGGTCGGATTGATTCTGTTGGCGCCCCCGTTGGTCTGGTCGGGGTACACGTTCTTGTATGACCAGGAACGTGAACCCTACGTCGGCCCGGAACTTCGCAACCGTGTGCTGATCTGTTCGGCGCTGTTTGCCGTGATCTGGGTGGTGTATGCGTTCGTGCCGGCCTACGTCTTTGAACTCGACAAACCATCGGAGATGTCGTGGACGGTGTTCGGGATCACGCTTTGCGTGATGATCGTCCTCGGTGCGCTCGCGTCGGCGGGGACGTTCGAATTGGAGTTTTTCAACGGGGTGATTCACGCGGGGTTGTACTTCATCGTGATCGTCTTGTTGGCGCTGACCAGCGGCGTGGCCTTGGCCGGCAAACCCAGTCAAAACGATCGATTGTTGGACCCGCTTGCGTTGCGGTCCACGCCGCAGATGCATTCGGTGACCATTGCCGACGTCACCCCTTCATGCTTGACACCGCCGTGCACGTCGTGAACGCTCCACCCGAACTTGATCTGCTGTATCGCGCCGGTGCCGACTCCGGATCACTGGTCCGAATCCCGCCTTCGGACAGCGTCCCGTTGTCTCCACGCGTGCGAAGAGTTTTGGACACCGCCGCACTGCGTCGATTGGCAGGCATCAGCCAGCTGGGCATGGTCTCGCTGGTCTACCCCGGCGCGATGCACACGCGGTTGGAACACACCTTGGGCGTCTACCAGAACGCGTTGCGTTTCCTGGCCCGATTTCTTGGGGATCCGGTCGCCTCGGGTTGGCTGGACCAGCGGCACTGCGACGCGTTGATTCTGGCAGCGCTGGTCCACGATCTGGGGCACTGGCCGTTTTGCCATCCGATCGAAGACATGCAATTGGAATCGGTCGCTCGGCACGAACACCGTGTCGGACAAATAATCCGCACGGGCGAGTTGGCCCGTTGTATCGACGACGACTGGAACTGCGATGCCGCCGACGTCGATCGGTTGCTGATTCCGCCGCAGGGTGATGAAGCATCGGATCGCGACTTCGACGACGGATTCCGTTTCCTGGCCAGTTGCTTGAGCGGTCCGATTGATATCGACAAACTCGATTACCTGCAACGCGACAGTTTGCATTGTGGCGTGGACTACGGCCGCAACTTCGATGCCGGGCGGCTGATCTCCTCGCTGGTCGTCGATCCGGCGACCCGGCGATTGGCGGTCGGCGAAAAAGGACGCACCGCAGCCGAAATGATGGTCTTTGCGCGGTACATCATGTTCAGCGAGGTGTACTGGCATCACGCCGTCCGTTCGGCGACCGCGATGTTGCAGCGGAGTGTGTTTCTGCTGCACAACCGGCTGGATCTGAACGCCACCTTCAAGCTGGCCGATGCCGAGTGGATTTCGCTGCTGCGACGGACCGGCCAAGGCAGTTTGGCCGAACCGATGGTTGAAGGCCTTTTCGGTGCCCGTCGTCAGCTCTTTAAACGCGTCGCCGAATTCAGCGTGCTCTCGGGAGCCGAGATCCATCAACGATTGGCGCGTCGCCCCCACGGCTGGCTGGTCGCGTTGTGCCAGCGTGTGGCGGAACAACTGAGCCGCCAAAGCGGTGTGGCGGTCGCACCGGCCGATGTGCTGATCGATGCTCCGCCGGTCAAATTGGAAGTCGACATCAACACGGCGGTGTTGTTTGCCGACGGCCGCACGTCGACCTTGGGTGAAGTCTCACCGGTCGCCGCCGTCCTCGCCCGCCAACAATTTGACAACGTCGTCAAACGCGTTCGCGTGTTCGTCCGACCCGATCTGCGCGACCCGTTGCGAACCACCTATCCGACGTCGGACCACTGGTCCGAGTTATTGATTCAGTGCGTCAACCAAACCGAAAGTGAAGGGGTATGATTCAGAACGTCCAAATCGAGGGAATCGAAACCATCGTCCAGGCCGACGCGGAACAAGCGTCACGCACCGTCGCCCAGTTGATCGCCGACCAAATCGGTCGCAAGGGTGACAGTGTGCTCGGGCTGGCCACCGGAGGCACACCGGTCCAGGCGTATCGTCAGCTGATCGAAATGAACCGACGCGGCGAAGTGGATTTCAGTGCCGTGACTTCGTTCAACCTGGACGAATACATCGGCCTGGACGGCGCCCATCCGCAAAGCTTTCGCGCGTTCATGAACGAACACTTGTTTGATCACGTCAACATCGACCGAGCGCGGACCTTTGTCCCCGACGGATGTGCCGACGATGTGGCGGCGCACTGCGCGAAATACGAGTCGATGATCGACGCCGCCGGCGGAATCGATCTGCAATTGCTGGGGCTCGGGCACAACGGACACATCGCGTTCAACGAGCCCGGGTCGCCGCGTGACAGCCGCACCCGTCAGGTCGATTTGACACCGCAGACGATCCAGCAAAACGCCCGATTTTTTGACTCGATCGACGAGGTGCCTTGCCACGCGATCACAATGGGGATTGCCACGATCTTGGCGGCGCGACGGATCGTGATGCTGGCGACCGGCAAGGGAAAAGCCGAGGCGGTCGCACGCATGCTGCAGGGGCCGATCGGCGAAGACCATCCCGCATCGTTGCTCCGACGTCACGATCACGTGACGGTCGTCTTGGACAACGCCGCCGCCGGGGCGCTGCATTTGGAGTGATCATCCTTGGCGGTTCCCATCGCCACAGACCGGACCTGGACCATGTCGAAATCACCACCAGCCGAATCGCAACCCCCTGCCCGATCCACCCGAGTGGCGATCGTCGGTGCCGGACCGATCGGATTGGAGCTCGCCGTCGCGCTACGCCGGCACGACATCGACTTCGAGGTCTTCGA containing:
- the nagB gene encoding glucosamine-6-phosphate deaminase; protein product: MIQNVQIEGIETIVQADAEQASRTVAQLIADQIGRKGDSVLGLATGGTPVQAYRQLIEMNRRGEVDFSAVTSFNLDEYIGLDGAHPQSFRAFMNEHLFDHVNIDRARTFVPDGCADDVAAHCAKYESMIDAAGGIDLQLLGLGHNGHIAFNEPGSPRDSRTRQVDLTPQTIQQNARFFDSIDEVPCHAITMGIATILAARRIVMLATGKGKAEAVARMLQGPIGEDHPASLLRRHDHVTVVLDNAAAGALHLE